The following DNA comes from Triticum aestivum cultivar Chinese Spring chromosome 3D, IWGSC CS RefSeq v2.1, whole genome shotgun sequence.
GCTTTTACCTCAGCAGAGCTATAGCTCAGCTAGCTAGCCTAGCTGGTCCAGTCAATGCTTCGTCTGGTAATGCCTCGACAGAGCTATAGCTCAGCTAGCTAGCTTAGCTGGTCCAGTCAATGTTGTCCTCGGCGATGACGAGGTCATTACCTGGATTATTAAGCCGCCTAGATCCCTTTGGAAGCGAGCGGTGTGGTACTAATTAATCAATTTATATACGTGGAACCGAGCGGTGCCGGTGCGCTCGTAAAACTCCCTAGAGCTAGCTAACACCACTACATCTATAATAAAGATGACAAATATAATCGATCCAATGGAGACCATGATTCCATGTAGCAAGTAAAGAAGGAACAAACTCAATCAGAATCCGACGACCGCTGTTGGGACGAACCCCTCTCTCTCTTTCACCAGCTCGAACAGAGGTAGAAGAAGGAGCAAAGCACACTGGATTTTTCAGGCGACGAACGCCATGCCGCACAAACGGCACCACACCGGCGAACGGCGCCTTGACCGCACGCACGACCTATTCTTTCTTTTACTCAGCTCAAACTGTGGCACATACCACGTACATCCAACCAACTCAGATCGGCCTTTATTTATAGGCTGGCACACACGCCACCTCCCCTATTCTGATGCATGTTAACAAACTATGGAGTCTATCCGGCCAGCTAACAACTTATCTAGCTAACTAACTACATGCATGACTATCCTATCATGCCATGAAGCTAGCTAACCAACTAACCAACTCGCCGTGGCCACGAGTGcacgcgcacgcacgcacaccatcgtgacacacacgcacacacgtactCTGGGTGCATACCCGTCACGGTTTATTTCTAACAACCGCCACCTCGAGGTGCAAGCGTAGAGTGCCAGAGCGGCAGCCCCAATGGCGAGGTACAAGGCGCCGATCATGGCTACGAAGTGGCTGTCCTGCGCCGGTTTGGGCAAAAGGTAGGAGCAGCCCAGCAAGGCGCAGCCCAGCAGTATGTAGCAGATGCCCCGACCGAGGGCGAACGAGGCACTAGAGCCGCCACCGCCGCATCCAGGCGTCTTGACATGCTTGCCTTGGCCATCCTCGAGATCCACGTACTCCCCCGCCGCCGATTCCTCCTCTGGCGGCGGCTCGGGTTGTTTGGACCGGTAGAAGCTGCttctgcaaagaagaagaagggtTGGATTGTGTCAATGGCGCCGAAACTTTTTATGCATGCAGGATGACTCGATTGATCGTTCAGAAAAAGGCAGAGGATGAATACTCGCTTGGATCGATCGAGCGATGGATGGATCAGTACCTGAAAATCTTCGTCATCGAATCAGCGCGGGAAATTAGAACAACGATTGCGTACTGATGATATCTCCTGATACGTACGTACAGAAAGTTATAAGACGGGAGAAGAGGGGATATATGGAGTCTGTTGCGTACgtatgtttttttttttgaacagtCACCGGGGGGGAGAGagtccccacctgaatatattgctcaaaatGGCCAAAATGCCAAGTGtttgatccagtttataaggaaaaccggatCGAAAACCTTAACAGATTGACCCCGTTTATAAGGGAAACCGGGCCGAAAAACCGCACAGAAGGGAAAGATTACATAGGGTGAGAACATATGGACGCCCCGAAGAAGGCACTACCTAGCCAGCAAGCCAAGAGACCACCACCATAAAAGTCGAGTGGAAGTGGTGTGTCGTCGAGGAATCACAATACCAACACTAAACAACTATCCTAACGCACCACACCGGCGTGCGTACCAACCCCTTGGCACAAGAGAGGAGCAGCACCAATCAACGAGTGACCCATCACGAACCTTAACTGGAAACTCCGCCACAGCAAGCCGACACAATTAGCAAGGTGGGGAGGCATCGTTGCGTTGTTGTTGAGCAAAGATGAACCGAGATAGCACGAAGAGCACGAAGCTCACCAAAACAGACGATAGGCATGAGAGGGTCTTGAGCTAGCAGAGCAGAGGATGACCAACCCCCAAGGGCAACGGAGGATGAATGGCGGCAAGGAGCTCCCtagtgatgccttcaagaaggtggACGACATCCGAGGATGACGCCGTCATAGAGCTTTCGCCTGGAGCATAACCGGATAAATTCCCAGAGGGCAGAGCCGAGAGCTGCGAATCCGGACTGAGAGACAGGAGTGGCACATGAGCCACGCCCCCAAGAGGGTATGCGACGCTGGAGTAGTGCCGCCGTTGTCAGCTGACAAGGTCAGCGGGGATTTCTCTCATAGCACATCCGTCAATGGTGGGCCGCCATCCAAGTGGAGTCGAAGGGCGACAGAGGACAGGACCGAGACGGACatgtgaggcggatggtgaaccgAGGAAGGACGGGTGGAGCAGGCCGCCGGTGAGGAGGGTGGAGACGAGGCGGGGTAGTGGAGTAGCGGGGGCCGCTGTACCACAGCATGGGGGTGGGGGCACTGCCGAGTGGAGGTCCTTCCCGGCAGGAACCGGCGGCGTCGGAGGTGGACAGAGGGTGGGGGCACCAGAGTGGAGGTTCTTCCTGGTAGGgaccggcggtggcggaggcgaggaGGTCAGGAGGGGTCCGTCGCTGGATCCACCGGACCAGCCGCAACCCGTCTGTGACGGGCGCGCAGCGGGCGAGGACGGGGAGGGCGAGTGGGGTGGAGGCGCAGGACGGGTCGTCGATGTGGAGGGGAGGGGACGTCGACGCCGGATCTGCGGCCGCCCGGCTTCGGTCGCGCAGGAGGACGGGGTCGAGGAGGATCCGTGGGGAGGAGGCGAGGTGGAGCGGGGTGCATCGTCCGCCGGAGAGGATGGGGGTGGCGAGGGGACCTATGGGTGCTGCGAGCCGAGGGAGAGCCGGATCCGCACCCGGCACCGCCGGATCCGTCACCGGCCAGCCGAAACGGACGGCCAGGAGGCCAAAACGCAGCCGCGGGCGCCGGCGGCGCCAGGGGCCAGGCCGCCCGTCCACCTAGTGCCCATCGGAGAGAGcagtgccccgccgccaccgtcggccGCGCGGGATTCTCCCGGCGGCGTCctttggcggcggcgagggggagagaggtgggagacggggtggcggcggctaggttttTCGGTCGCCGCCCGAGTCACCCTGGTCAGAGCGACGCGGGGGCCGATCCTCAACTGCGCTATTGATCTTTATTGCGGTGGATTTTGAACTCATTCGTTGCGTACGTATGTAGTCCAGAAGATAGGAGTTTGATCATAACCCGATTCCTGTTGTTATCCGTTCCAGTTTAGATGTACCTGTGCATCACGTTCACGTAAGACATGTAAGGGTCAGATTTGAAAATATGTTTTTGTTCGTGGAAAAGATGGGATCGGATCATTCTCCACATAAGTAGGAATATAATGTGTACtttctccgtcccaaaataaatgtctcaactctCAACTTTATGTGAGAGTACAACATTACGCAATACAACAAGTCACTAACCAAATGCATGCATGCAGAAATTAGCTAATTGAAGAATTACCTAAGCATGAAGCACGCGGTCGAGGCGCCTGTGCATGCTGCCGGAGGACCAGGATGGGAAAATACCAATATGTACAATATCaaatactccctttgtaaagaataTAAGAGTgtatagatcactaaagtagtgatcttaATGCTCtgatatttctttacggagggagtaagtaTTATTAAATTCTTCATGAAATATGTTCTCTTTTTTATTTTGTACGAGAAAGCATGTCAACATCGATGCTCGCTGGTGCTACGGCAGGATGTGCTGCAACAAAAGATGTGCAGTGCTGCGACTGGAGCATCAGTGTTCGCCTGTTCTGCGATCGGGTTTCCCCTACCTAAGCCGTGCGGTaggggacactagtagaaaaagaggcttccatacgcccccattagtccctaaaataatcgaaccgcgaccaaaggggtctttagtcgcggttcgggaggagatccgcgaccaactatctgggcctagcgcgctcggtcgacagctggcggacgggaggggctttagtcccggttggcctggccaaccgggactaaaggttctcaggctggcccgaaggcctttagtcgcggttggccaggccaaccgggactaaaggcccatccctatatataggactcagctcacttcacttagccacaattcagaagtggggtggtgggtttgctttcggttcctcctatgcacacaaggtgttcgatgaaatgcctgagagcatgaaacaaacatgatatgaagtgtccgagccacacttgagctttctcatttatttttcctccgcgatcgcggttagaaacttgaacctttcatgtgtcattgataaaatatgcatgtgtgtagttcattgtttaatttgtattatttctagctagttagtttaacaaatgcatgatggttaattatatactttatataataataatgcagatgaatcggcaatggatgtacggtccccgactctccggcgagttcactacgggtttgaaagatttcctcgtagtggcaaatgcgaacaagcagcgaggttttattatctgtccatgtgttgtctgtaagaatcagaagggttactcctcctcaagcgacgttcacatgcacctgcttcggcacggtttcatgcgaagctataattgttggaccaagcatggagaaagaggggttagaatggaagaagatgaagaaggggatgatatcgatgacaactatcatgatcatttcggtgatactttcatggaggatgatgctgaaggtggggaagggttaggtgaaggtgaagaagaggcacatgatgagcccgctgatgatcttggtcggaccattgctgatgcacggagacgctgcgaaactgacaaggagagggagaatttggatcgcatgttagaggatcacaaaaagtcgctgtacccaggatgcgataatagtctgaaaaagctgggctgcacactggatttgctaaaatggaaggcacgggaaggtgtagctgactcatcatttgaaaatttgctgaaaatgttgaagaatatgtttccgaagaataacgagttgcccgccagtacgtacgaagcaaagaaggttgtctgccctctaggtttagaggttctgaagatacatgcatgcattaacgactgcatcctctaccgcggtgaatacgagaatttgaatgaatgccctgtatgcactgcattgcgttataagatcagaggcgatgaccctggtgacgatgttgagggcgagaaacccaggaagagggttcccgccaaggtgatgtggtatgctcctataataccacggttgaaacgtctgttcaggaacaaaaagcatgccaagtcgttgcgatggcacaaagaggaccgtaagtccgacggggagttgagataccccgctgatggaacgcaatggagaaagatcgacagagtgttcaaagattttgcagctgacgcaaggaacataagatttggtctaagtactgatggcatgaatccttttggcgagcagagctccagccatagcacctggcccgtgattctatgcatctacaaccttcctccttggttgtgcatgaagcggaagttcattatgatgccagtgctcatccaaggtccaaagcaacccggcaacgacatcgatgtgtacctaaggccattagttgatgaacttttacagttgtggggcagacctggtgtacgtgtctgggatgagcacaaagaagaggaatttgacctacgagcattgctttttgtaaccatcaacgattggcctgctctcagtaacctttcgggacagacaaataagggatacaatgcatgcacgcactgcttacatgagactgaaagtgtacgtttgggtaattgtaagaagaacgtgtacctgggtcatcgtcgatttcttccccgaaatcataacgtaagaaagaaaggcaagcatttcaacggcaaggcagatcaccggccgaagcctgcggaacgtactggtgctgagataattgatatggtcaaggatttgaaagtcatctttggaaagggtcctggcggacaatcagttccgcggggagttgacgggcacgcaccgatgtggaagaagaaatctatattttgggagctagaatattggaaagtcctagatgtccgctctgcaatcgacgtgatgcatgttacgaagaatatttgcgtgaacctgctaagcttcttgggcgtggatgggaagacaaatgatacaaaggaagcacggcaggaccagcaacttttgaaagacccagatgaccggcatccggaatggtttcaaggtcgtgccagctacgctcttaccaaagaagagaaggtcatttttttgaatgcctgagcagtatgaaggtcccgtctggcttctcgtcgaatataaagggaataataaacatggcggacaaaaagttcctaaacctgaagtctcacgactgccacgtgattatgacgcaattgctttcgattgctttgagggggctcctaccggaaaatgttcgagtagccattgtgaagctatgtgcattcctcaatgcaatctctcagaaggtaatcaattcagaagatctaccacggttacagaacgatgtggtccaatgccttgtcagtttcgagttggtgttcccaccatccttcttcgatattatgacgcacctcctgctccacctagtcgaagagatttccattctcggtcctgtatttctacacaatatgttcccctttgagaggttcatgggagtattaaagaaatatgttcgtaaccgtgctaggccagaaggaagcatcgtcaagggctatggaaatgaggaggtaattgagttctgtattgactatgttcctgaccttaagccgattggtattcctcaatcgcggcacgaggggagactaagtggaaaaggcatgatcggaaggaaatcaacgatatatatggacggtcattctatgactgaagcacaccacacagttctgcaaaattccagcttggtggctccgtacttcgagcaacacaagaatattttacgctcggacaaccctgggaagcctgaatcctagattagaaaggcccacatggagactttcggcagttggttgcgaaaacatttaatgaatgacaatgatgttggagatcagttgtacatgttggccaagacaccatcttcgactataacgactttccaagggtacgagataaatgggaatagattttacaccatcgcccaagataaaaagagcaccaaccaaaacagtggtgtccgctttgatgcagcaaccgagaatgggcaaaaggtcacatattatggttacatagaggagatatgggaacttgactatggaccctcctttaaggtccctttgttccggtgcaaatggttcaagctaacaggaggtggggtaaaggtggacgagcaatacagaatgacaatggtggatttcaacaatcttggttaccttgacgaaccattcgtccttgccaaagatgtcgctcaggttttttatttgaaggacatgagtagcaaaccgaggaaacggaaagataagaaaacgatcagtacatcatgcgatgatccaaagcgccacattgttctttcagggaaaagaaacatcgtgggagtggaggacaagacagacatgtcagaagattataatatgtttggtgaaattccgcccttcaaagtgaacactgacccaagcattaagttaaatgatgaggatgctccatggatacggcacaatcgtaagcaagcagggacacaagggaagaattgatgtgtaataatttattgtaccaaactttgttgaatggatcatgtgaattaaaacgtacgatgtcgaatccggatgatttgtatttggtcgatgaactgaatgatgtatcaaaccttttgtcaaaccttcaagggatcgaggaTGTAGAACAAAACAATCGGTATCGCCATCATACAGCCCTGCCGTGGCTACTGAGTGCATATATGCATACCAAATGCACGGCAGGACGTatgatggcgaatccggatgatttgtatttggtcgatgaactgaatgatgtatcaaatcttttgtcaaaccttcaagggatcgaggatgtagaacaaaacaatcggtctgaatttttaaaatgaattagttttatttttctggattttttgatatattatttgtatttttaagattttaaaataaattagttttatttttttgaattttttgatatattatttgtatttttaagattttcaaatgaattagttttatttttttgaattttttgatatattatttctatttttaagattttaaaatgaattagttttatttttctgaattttttgatatattatttgtatttttaagattttaaaatgaattaattttattttttttgaattttttgatatattatttgtatttttaagattttaaaatgaattagttttatttttctgaattttttgatatattatttgtatttttaagattttaaaatgaattagttttatttttctgaattttttgatatattatttgtattttttagattttaaaatgaattagttttatttttttgaattttttgatatattatttgtatttttaagattttaaaatgaattagttttatttttctgaattttttgatatattatttgtatttttaagattttaaaatgaaaagtatttgaaaaaggacctttagtcgcggttcgtgacacgaaccgcgactaaaggctctttccgcgcgggaacgaaaacggcgcgaaagaacctttagtcgcgggtcgtgacaccaaccgtgactaaaggtacccctttagtcccggttgggcacaccaaccgcgactaaaggcttgcCCTATATAATCTCCGCGGCCCTCGTCTTCTCCGCGCTAACCACCAAACGCATCCGGccaggacctcgtcttctccgcgccgccgccctcgtcttctccgcgccgccctcgtctccggtaggtgcccgccgccgcctgccgtcctcctcgCGTGCGTAGAAGAAGAGGggaccgccgccgtcgtcttctcgcccgccttctcgcccgctgccgcctgccgtcctcctcgtcgccgcgtACTGGATGCGCGCCTtgccgtcctccgccgcccgccgccgcctgcctgccgtcctccgccgcccgccgccgcctgcctgccgtcctccgccgcccgccgccgcctgccgtcctcctcaaacaaaaacaaaatacagaaaagggagagcagagaggaaaaagaaaaggaaaaagaaaaggaaagagagagcagagaggaaaaagaaaaggaaatttatttgggaataattgtataaatttgacaaaaaaaagaaaaggaaaaagaaaaggaaagagagagcagagaggaaaaagaaaaggaaaaaaaaaggaaaaagaaaaggaaagagagagcagagaggaaaaagaagaggaaaaagaaaaggaaaaacaaaatacttggcagtgctcaaacaaaaacttctatgcaaattagtgctcaataaaaaactgaaaaggaaaaagaaaaggaaagagagagcagataggaaaaagaaaaggaaatttatttgggaataattgtataaatttgaccaaaaaaacatcaattttattttttaatagctcttaatcattcaaccgtcgctgctcctcctctatgtccccttaatcttatttttaattcctttatacttaattaatttttactacatgcaggagtgacatatggcggacgatagagccgagccgcttagggatccggaggctgaacgttatttaatgggcatcataaacaacgagattccttatgtgccgggctcagaatatgagcaagaagaggatgtagtctcttcttttctgaaccttgacggtggaacagacattgtcgatgatcaagaaggtgaaggaacggacattgtcgacggaggtcaaccgtcaacaaacgacgatctcgaattgcaagtagcaaccatctccggcgaggtatatatatacattgagcctctcgtgatacaaacttactgaaatgtgaatacatatgtattaacgcgcgcgactctctttctttttttagccctcggccggatcgagtacgacaaagcgtggcaaatccaaggcgatgaaaacaggagaaacatataccattgattttgtcagtgaaaccggcaacccctacagcacacctcaaagtttatcgaccaatgcggagtcgttgttagagacaacgtcccgatcaccgtccaggaatggaaggagccaaagaaggcacgtcttggtttcagttttgtcgacaagagaacgaaaaaggattgctggagaaagcttatggaacatttcattctacctccggaatacaacaaagtcgatgaattcggtaacgaggttccgggtgggcgtgagaggaggaggctagttaaagagttcgctcttcagaagatggccgaagcattccggaacttcaagaaaatttttacccgtgactatgtcaacaagggcaagactccggatttcaatggacaacatgagaaactgaaagatgattggccagaatttgtgaggcaaaagaaatcggagcatttcaaggaaatatcgaaaaaaataaggataatgcgagtaagaaaaagttccatcatattatggggccaggaggataccgcctttcggagcctaagtggcagaagatggaggaggacctgagggtgcgaggaatccctctaggtacagagggatgggacccaagggccaaaagctggtggtacgggcatgggggatcgctagacccggagacaggggtgtgtgttcaccggaagaaaaagtttgctcccacccaagcccttattgacgcaatgacccaagctcaagagggcttgatcaagttcaacagagagaaagacgcactgacaacagccctcgggaatgatgaacacggaggacgtgtacgaggcaaaggcagaattccgtggaaagtaggattttcccaggacaatgacccgtactgttacagaagccgtaagagaaagacggaccgggatgcagatcttttggcgaagtttgcatcggaactccatgagttgaagcagaccgtgcatgaactagtaaaagaaaaatcggctgcagggccgcatgaagatcatgaagcggatcgcggaagccagcagcggagaagcagcatggcttccacggatgcc
Coding sequences within:
- the LOC123075912 gene encoding uncharacterized protein; protein product: MTKIFRSSFYRSKQPEPPPEEESAAGEYVDLEDGQGKHVKTPGCGGGGSSASFALGRGICYILLGCALLGCSYLLPKPAQDSHFVAMIGALYLAIGAAALALYACTSRWRLLEINRDGYAPRVRVCVCVTMVCVRARALVATASWLVG